The Cerasicoccus sp. TK19100 genome window below encodes:
- a CDS encoding M20/M25/M40 family metallo-hydrolase: MGDFPATRISVDCLLRSDKRYGMSVTAFRTASERHLAETLEFLRRMMDINSLTTNISGVQAVGECMAEHFTTFGFIPEFIPTKNPEHGSHLVLRRPVAPQAPTIALLTHLDTVFSESEERENNFSWRVEGDRIYGPGANDIKGGTAAIYLLLKVLREEAASLFESVNWMVLANACEEVDSDDFGETCQRLLPANTRACLIFEADGGSPAQPLLVDARKGRAVIRIDVEGRSAHAGSAHQQGANAIVALAEIVQEVSQLTNYAANLTVNVGVIEGGTVTNRVPHHASAQLEIRAFENDIFDEALAKILALESTRDGSRISTHLLSVDPPWPPNPKSQELLKVWQTAGAELGVPVASMTRGGLSDGNVLWQHFPTLDGLGPCGENCHCSVRSSDGEKDQEWVDAKSFVSKTALNALALSNLVAVGFRSEMTKTQV, translated from the coding sequence ATGGGTGATTTCCCTGCGACCCGGATTAGCGTCGACTGCCTGTTGCGTTCGGATAAAAGATATGGAATGAGCGTGACAGCATTCAGGACAGCAAGCGAGCGGCATTTAGCCGAGACACTGGAATTTCTTCGACGAATGATGGACATCAACAGTCTCACAACGAATATTTCTGGCGTGCAAGCAGTCGGCGAATGCATGGCTGAACACTTTACAACGTTCGGCTTCATTCCAGAATTTATCCCAACAAAGAATCCTGAGCATGGGAGTCATCTGGTGCTACGGCGTCCAGTGGCTCCACAGGCACCCACCATCGCGTTGCTTACCCATTTGGATACCGTGTTTTCAGAATCTGAAGAGCGGGAAAATAACTTTTCCTGGCGCGTGGAAGGAGACCGGATTTACGGACCCGGAGCGAATGATATCAAGGGAGGTACGGCGGCTATTTATCTGCTACTGAAAGTCCTGCGCGAGGAGGCAGCATCATTGTTCGAAAGCGTTAACTGGATGGTTCTCGCCAATGCCTGTGAAGAAGTGGACTCCGATGATTTCGGCGAAACGTGTCAAAGACTCCTGCCAGCGAATACGCGCGCCTGCTTGATTTTTGAGGCTGACGGCGGCTCACCCGCGCAGCCACTACTAGTGGACGCGCGAAAAGGACGCGCGGTCATTCGTATCGATGTTGAAGGCCGTAGTGCACACGCCGGCTCCGCGCATCAACAGGGAGCAAACGCTATTGTTGCCCTTGCCGAGATCGTTCAGGAAGTGTCCCAACTGACTAATTATGCCGCCAACTTAACGGTGAATGTTGGCGTGATCGAAGGCGGCACAGTCACCAATCGAGTGCCACACCATGCGAGCGCACAGTTGGAAATACGCGCCTTTGAAAATGACATCTTTGATGAGGCATTAGCCAAGATTCTTGCTTTGGAAAGTACTCGTGATGGAAGCCGTATTTCCACACACTTACTGAGCGTAGATCCGCCTTGGCCGCCCAATCCGAAGTCGCAGGAATTGCTTAAGGTTTGGCAGACAGCAGGGGCTGAGCTTGGAGTGCCAGTTGCGTCCATGACACGGGGCGGATTAAGCGACGGCAATGTTCTCTGGCAACATTTTCCGACGCTTGATGGCCTCGGACCATGTGGCGAAAATTGTCATTGCTCCGTTCGCTCGTCTGATGGCGAGAAAGACCAAGAGTGGGTAGATGCTAAATCATTCGTCTCCAAGACTGCA
- the rsfS gene encoding ribosome silencing factor: MPTTDTTKQKPEPRALMALCCEALDDKKAIDLKILDVRGISTVTDYLVLASGNSQPHLKALRGAVERTLKDAKSHVVGAETGDDSGWQVVDAFDFMVHIFTPEMRDNYRLEQLWKDSVKIDPAELNQPEQPAADSQ; the protein is encoded by the coding sequence ATGCCGACCACCGATACGACGAAGCAGAAGCCTGAACCACGCGCCCTGATGGCGCTTTGCTGTGAGGCCCTGGACGACAAAAAAGCCATCGACCTGAAAATCCTCGACGTGCGCGGCATCTCGACGGTCACCGACTACCTGGTGCTGGCTTCCGGCAATTCCCAGCCACACCTGAAGGCCTTGCGCGGCGCAGTCGAGCGCACCCTGAAGGACGCCAAAAGCCACGTGGTTGGTGCCGAAACCGGCGATGACAGCGGCTGGCAGGTCGTCGACGCCTTCGACTTCATGGTCCACATTTTCACGCCCGAAATGCGCGATAACTACCGCCTGGAACAGCTCTGGAAGGACTCCGTCAAGATCGACCCCGCCGAGCTCAATCAGCCCGAGCAACCAGCGGCCGACTCTCAATAA
- a CDS encoding iron chelate uptake ABC transporter family permease subunit, with translation MIPFPLAELSGLHDTGFDWPTWEVLWRVLTVQDHNTRIVVVSTMILGLASGLVGCFLLLRKRSLMGDALSHACLPGIGIAFIVLTAMGLPGKSLPALLLGATVTGVLGVVLVLMIRNTSRIKDDAAMGIVLSVFFGLGAVFLQMAQEVPGYSAAGLESFIYGKTASMGAQDAWLLGGVAAVALLCSLLLLKELTLLCFDEGFGRSQGWPIHGLDVILLALVTLVTVVGLQAVGLILIIAFLITPAAAARFWTNDLRTMLILSAVIGGVSGWCGATLSALLPRLPAGAVIVLVAAAIFVVSMFFGSARGVTRRWLSMYRLKRKIGRQHLLRAVYEIQESLCLQESKEPSNVAIPIETLIQHRTWSPKDVRRLLRQADREDHIDQLGGQTIRLSEAGFGEAARITRNHRLWEIFLITHADIAASHVDRDADSVEHVLSPDMVRELEERLDLLGIPESPHHIAQPETGGPA, from the coding sequence ATGATCCCCTTTCCGCTAGCCGAACTTTCCGGCCTCCACGACACTGGCTTCGATTGGCCGACGTGGGAGGTGCTCTGGCGCGTGCTCACCGTGCAGGACCACAACACGCGCATCGTCGTGGTCAGCACCATGATCCTTGGCCTCGCCTCGGGGCTGGTCGGGTGCTTCCTGCTGTTGCGCAAACGCTCGCTCATGGGCGATGCGCTCTCCCACGCCTGCCTGCCCGGCATTGGCATCGCCTTCATCGTGCTCACCGCCATGGGCCTGCCGGGCAAGAGTCTGCCCGCACTCCTCCTCGGGGCGACTGTTACCGGGGTGCTCGGCGTCGTGCTCGTGCTGATGATCCGCAACACCTCCCGCATCAAGGACGACGCCGCAATGGGCATCGTGCTGAGCGTGTTCTTTGGCCTGGGTGCCGTCTTCCTGCAAATGGCGCAGGAAGTCCCGGGCTACAGCGCCGCCGGCTTGGAATCGTTCATCTACGGCAAGACCGCCTCCATGGGCGCGCAGGACGCGTGGCTGCTCGGCGGCGTGGCGGCCGTCGCGCTGCTGTGCTCGCTGCTGCTTTTAAAAGAGCTCACCCTGCTCTGCTTCGATGAAGGCTTTGGCCGTAGCCAAGGCTGGCCCATCCACGGGCTCGACGTGATTCTGCTTGCGCTGGTCACACTGGTCACCGTCGTCGGGCTGCAGGCCGTCGGGCTGATCCTGATCATTGCCTTTTTAATCACACCCGCGGCGGCGGCGCGCTTTTGGACGAATGATCTGCGCACGATGCTGATTCTGTCCGCCGTCATTGGCGGCGTTAGCGGCTGGTGTGGTGCCACGCTGAGTGCCCTGCTGCCGCGCCTGCCGGCCGGCGCGGTGATCGTGCTGGTCGCGGCGGCGATCTTTGTCGTGAGCATGTTCTTTGGCAGCGCACGCGGCGTCACCCGGCGCTGGCTTTCCATGTATCGGCTCAAGCGAAAGATTGGCAGACAGCATCTGCTCCGCGCCGTGTATGAAATCCAGGAATCACTCTGCCTCCAGGAAAGTAAAGAGCCGAGCAACGTCGCCATCCCGATAGAAACGCTCATCCAGCACCGCACCTGGTCGCCCAAAGACGTGCGCAGGCTCCTGCGCCAAGCCGACCGCGAAGACCACATCGACCAACTAGGCGGCCAAACGATCCGCCTGTCCGAGGCCGGCTTTGGCGAGGCCGCGCGCATCACCCGCAACCACCGGCTGTGGGAAATTTTCCTGATCACCCATGCTGACATCGCCGCGAGCCACGTGGACCGCGACGCCGATTCCGTCGAGCATGTGCTGAGCCCAGACATGGTTCGCGAACTCGAGGAAAGACTCGACCTGCTCGGCATCCCCGAGAGCCCCCACCACATTGCCCAGCCCGAAACCGGAGGCCCCGCATGA
- the nadD gene encoding nicotinate-nucleotide adenylyltransferase produces the protein MLHSWPDGASVGGMRIGLFGGSFDPIHHGHLLHAQDALDLAQLDRIAFVPAAQAPLKSNGAPGANAADRLKMIELAIAAQPAFAVLGDEIERGGVSYTIDTVRRLKARWPDDQLFWIIGADQVAQLDQWRDIDELLSLATFLCLRRPGFNAEIPASIPTDAIQWISARQLELSSTEIRERAASGASVDFFLPPAVADYMTTKQLYCR, from the coding sequence GTGTTGCATTCCTGGCCTGATGGTGCCTCAGTAGGCGGCATGCGTATCGGTCTCTTTGGCGGCAGTTTTGATCCCATCCATCATGGGCACCTGCTGCATGCCCAGGATGCGCTGGACCTCGCCCAACTGGACCGCATCGCATTTGTGCCCGCCGCGCAGGCACCGCTCAAGTCCAACGGTGCCCCCGGAGCCAATGCAGCAGACCGCCTGAAAATGATCGAGCTCGCCATCGCCGCGCAACCAGCGTTTGCCGTCCTGGGCGACGAGATCGAGCGCGGCGGTGTCAGCTACACCATCGACACCGTGCGCCGGCTAAAAGCACGTTGGCCTGACGACCAGCTATTTTGGATCATCGGTGCCGATCAGGTTGCGCAGCTCGATCAATGGCGCGACATCGACGAGCTGCTTTCGCTGGCGACATTTCTTTGCTTGCGGCGCCCCGGTTTTAACGCCGAAATCCCCGCCAGCATCCCCACCGACGCCATCCAATGGATCAGCGCCCGTCAACTGGAGCTGAGCTCGACCGAAATACGCGAACGCGCCGCCTCCGGAGCCTCGGTTGACTTTTTCTTGCCGCCCGCGGTGGCAGATTATATGACTACCAAACAACTTTATTGCCGATAA
- a CDS encoding metal ABC transporter permease produces the protein MTWIIDDTWMVIIGALAAIACALPGCFLLLRGMSMMGDAISHAVLPGLAVAFLVTGARASFTMFIGAAVVGVLTAVFTQWISTLGKVDRGASMGIVFTTLFAMGLLLIVQAADHVDLDPSCVLYGNIEWTTLDVAWEFTLGETLIEVPRAAVVLGAVTLLNLLITIAFFKELKISSFDPELATTQGINAQLMHYLLMTQVAITTVAAFEVVGSIIVIAMLITPAATAHLLTDRLGLMLLLSAIIGALSAGIGHLLAIVLPPLMGYSATTTSGMMAVTTGLFFIAAWLFAPRYGWITRLLQRKEVASPFSGSLPSD, from the coding sequence ATGACCTGGATTATCGATGACACCTGGATGGTCATTATCGGCGCACTGGCGGCGATTGCCTGCGCATTGCCAGGCTGCTTCCTGCTGCTGCGCGGCATGAGCATGATGGGCGACGCGATCAGCCACGCCGTCCTGCCCGGCCTCGCGGTCGCGTTCCTCGTCACCGGTGCCCGGGCGAGCTTTACAATGTTTATCGGTGCAGCGGTGGTCGGGGTATTAACTGCGGTCTTCACGCAGTGGATCAGTACCCTCGGCAAAGTCGACCGGGGTGCCTCCATGGGCATCGTGTTCACGACGCTTTTTGCCATGGGCTTACTCCTCATCGTGCAAGCCGCCGACCACGTGGACCTCGATCCGAGCTGCGTACTCTATGGCAACATCGAGTGGACCACACTCGACGTCGCGTGGGAGTTCACCCTCGGCGAGACCCTGATCGAAGTACCCCGCGCCGCTGTCGTGCTGGGAGCCGTGACCTTGCTGAACCTGCTGATCACCATTGCCTTTTTCAAGGAGCTGAAGATCAGCTCTTTCGACCCGGAGCTGGCTACCACACAGGGCATCAACGCGCAGCTGATGCACTACCTGCTGATGACCCAGGTGGCCATTACCACCGTCGCGGCGTTTGAAGTCGTGGGCAGCATCATCGTGATCGCGATGTTGATCACCCCCGCCGCCACCGCACACCTGCTCACCGACCGGCTCGGCCTCATGCTGCTGCTCAGCGCAATCATTGGGGCCTTGTCTGCTGGGATTGGTCACCTGCTGGCCATCGTCCTGCCGCCGTTGATGGGCTACAGCGCCACGACCACCTCGGGCATGATGGCGGTCACCACCGGGCTGTTCTTCATCGCTGCCTGGCTCTTCGCGCCACGCTACGGCTGGATCACCCGCCTGCTCCAGCGCAAGGAAGTCGCCTCACCGTTCTCGGGTTCGCTGCCGAGTGATTAA
- a CDS encoding transglutaminase-like domain-containing protein: MEILPSIHRPDLDLSVRIGCEIVYEASVPTPALITIKPRQAAHQAIRQESTTFEPILQATEFEDDHENIVYRIILQPGTNTLRYDAIATVPGFREDFAWVDDPYPPHLLPASVLRYTMPSRYCDSDKLMNFAWQQFGHVPHGLARINAICYWINQNIEYRTGSGSPNISAYDVIQRGFGVCRDLAHCAVALCRTFNLPARYVSGFVPDIGCIDPGTPMDFHAYLEVYMGGRWQTFDARFLGPRTGRVRICAGYDAVNCAFSTLYGAVNLTQFNVWSYQIDPSQVKVGDPIDLTKRLCGTDEIRRPAKTMTYNQDINYGFGYRQDGV; this comes from the coding sequence ATGGAAATATTACCAAGCATTCATCGGCCCGATCTCGATTTATCGGTTCGTATCGGTTGCGAAATCGTCTACGAAGCCAGCGTTCCGACTCCGGCGCTGATCACGATAAAACCACGCCAAGCTGCGCACCAGGCGATTCGCCAGGAAAGCACGACTTTCGAACCAATCCTGCAAGCCACTGAATTTGAAGACGACCATGAGAACATTGTCTATCGCATCATCTTACAACCGGGCACCAATACGCTCCGTTATGATGCAATCGCCACCGTTCCTGGTTTTCGTGAAGATTTTGCCTGGGTCGATGATCCCTATCCCCCGCATCTTCTTCCAGCTTCAGTCTTACGCTACACGATGCCGAGCCGCTATTGTGATTCGGACAAGCTAATGAATTTTGCATGGCAGCAGTTTGGACATGTGCCGCACGGGCTCGCCCGCATCAATGCAATCTGTTATTGGATCAACCAGAATATCGAATATCGAACCGGCTCTGGCAGTCCGAATATATCGGCATACGACGTCATCCAGCGTGGCTTCGGCGTGTGCCGCGACTTGGCGCATTGCGCAGTGGCGCTCTGCCGCACTTTTAATTTGCCCGCCCGATATGTTAGCGGCTTTGTGCCGGATATTGGCTGCATCGACCCAGGCACGCCAATGGACTTCCATGCCTATCTGGAAGTGTATATGGGAGGACGCTGGCAGACCTTTGATGCCCGTTTCCTTGGGCCGCGTACGGGCCGTGTGCGAATTTGTGCGGGATACGATGCGGTCAACTGCGCGTTCTCTACGTTGTATGGTGCCGTCAACCTGACGCAGTTTAATGTCTGGTCATACCAGATTGATCCAAGCCAAGTTAAAGTAGGTGACCCGATCGATCTAACCAAGCGGTTATGCGGGACCGATGAGATTCGTCGGCCCGCAAAAACGATGACGTACAATCAGGATATCAATTATGGTTTCGGATACCGGCAGGATGGCGTCTAG